ATTTCATTTTTCCAGAAGGTAAATCTACCATTCCGTAACTTAAATGATGTAACTGTTTAGCCCAATCAAAACCTAGTTTTTTCAAGATTAAAAATAATACCTGAAAATGATAATCTTGCTCATTACCAACCGTATATACCATTCCACCAACATCTGCATAATCTTTTACACGTTGTATAGCAGTACCAATATCTTGTGTCATGTAAACGGCAGTACCGTCAGAACGCAACACAATTTTTTCATCTAAACCATCTTCAGTTAAATCGCACCAAACAGAACCATCTTCTTTTTTATAGAAAACACCTTTTTCTAAGCCTTGTGCAACCACATCTTTTCCTAATAAATAGGTATTACTTTCATAATATAACGTGTCAAAATCTACACCCATATTTTTGTAAGTAACCTCAAAACCTTTATACACCCAAGAGTTCATCTCTTTCCAAAGCGCTACAACTTCTTCATCTCCAGCTTCCCATTTTAGCAACATTTGTTGTGCTTCTACAAATAACGGAGCTTCTTTTTTAGCTTCTTCTTCTGTTTTTCCTTCCGCAATTAATTGCGCAATTTCTTTTTTATATTCTTGGTCAAATTTTACATAGTAATTACCAACCAATTTATCTCCTTTTAATCCGGTAGATTCTGGAGTTTCTCCATTACCGAATTTTTCCCAAGCCAACATAGATTTACAGATATGAATACCTCTGTCGTTAATAATTTGTGTTTTATAGACTTTTTTACCAGCAGCTTTTATAATTTCTGCAACAGAATAGCCTAATAAATTATTACGAACGTGCCCTAAATGTAAAGGTTTGTTGGTATTTGGCGATGAATATTCTACCATCATTGCTTTTTCATCCGCCTTTGGCGAAACAGATCCATAAGTAGTATCTGTATAAATGGTATTAAAGAAATTTGTGTAAAAACTATCGTCTATTACTAAGTTTAAAAACCCTTTAACTACGTTGTAATTTGTAATTTCTGTTATATTTTCTACCAAATATTTTCCTAAATCCTCACCAATTTGTACCGGATTTCCTTTTTTGTAACGCAATAAAGGGAATACAACTACGGTAATGTCTCCTTCAAATTCTTTTCTGGTTGCCTGAAATTCTACAGATGGAATTTCTATATTGTATAAAGCTAAAAAACCTTCTTTTACTTTGGTTTCTATAATGTTTTGAATGCTCATGTAGTATCGAAAATTGAATTGCAAAATTACATATTTTTATTTGTTTTTTAGAATGATTTTTGGTTAAGAATAATTGTATTTTTGCACAATGGAAAAACGCTTAAAACAACTACCAAAATTAGCAGAAGATGCTAAAAAAGAAAACCTAAAATATTTTACGAACCTTAAAAAAAGAGTACCTAAAAATTTAGATTATGTTGTGCAAGAATTACACGATGCAGAGTTTAAAAAAACAGATTGCTTAACGTGTGCAAATTGCTGTAAAACTACAAGCCCAATTTTTACAGATAAAGATACAGAGCGTATTGCTAAGCATTTAAAAATGAAAGTGGCAGATTTTCAAAAGCAATATTTACAAAGAGATGAAGATGATTTTATGGTGTTAAAAACGGCGCCTTGTTCTTTTTTAGATGAAAGTGATAATACTTGTTTTATTTATGATGTTCGCCCTAAAGCTTGTGCAGAATACCCACATACAAATCGTAAGAAATTTATAGGTATTACCGATTTAACTGTGGCCAATACTGCTATTTGTCCTGCTGCTTATAATATTGTAGAGGCTTTAAAAAAGCGCATACCTTATGAGTATAATGTAAAAAAGAAGAGGAGTTAGTTTGTAAAACTGTTAAACTTATCTAAAAGAATAGTTCAATTATATTTTGGCACAGATGTTGCTTTTTATAATAATGAAGACAACGTAGTAAACTGTTTTCATTGTGTTAATAATTTGAATTAGTTAATAAAAAAAACATCTTGAGAGAGATGTTTTTTTTGTGCTTTATTTATCTATTAATGCAATTGCTTTTTGGGTTTCTGTTTGAGGTAATTTACAGGTTCCTAAATTACAGACGTACATAAAGGTTTCATCTGTAATAAATTTATCTTTTAGTAAAGGGATTGTGTTGTTCTCTTTAAAATCTCCGGCTATAATTATATTAGGAATGTAGTAATTTTTCAACTCGTTTTTAAGAAGCGTTGCATTATGCCCAACAATGGCCAGTTCATAAAAAGGTCTTGTATAATTGGTCATTAAATTTAACCAATTGCTATAACTAGAAGGATTTGTTAAAACATCATCTTTTATATTATGTAACATCTGATTTGCAATTTTGTTAAAGTTAGTGTCTGAATAATAAAGGCTAAGT
The nucleotide sequence above comes from Polaribacter butkevichii. Encoded proteins:
- a CDS encoding YkgJ family cysteine cluster protein, giving the protein MEKRLKQLPKLAEDAKKENLKYFTNLKKRVPKNLDYVVQELHDAEFKKTDCLTCANCCKTTSPIFTDKDTERIAKHLKMKVADFQKQYLQRDEDDFMVLKTAPCSFLDESDNTCFIYDVRPKACAEYPHTNRKKFIGITDLTVANTAICPAAYNIVEALKKRIPYEYNVKKKRS
- the argS gene encoding arginine--tRNA ligase, whose amino-acid sequence is MSIQNIIETKVKEGFLALYNIEIPSVEFQATRKEFEGDITVVVFPLLRYKKGNPVQIGEDLGKYLVENITEITNYNVVKGFLNLVIDDSFYTNFFNTIYTDTTYGSVSPKADEKAMMVEYSSPNTNKPLHLGHVRNNLLGYSVAEIIKAAGKKVYKTQIINDRGIHICKSMLAWEKFGNGETPESTGLKGDKLVGNYYVKFDQEYKKEIAQLIAEGKTEEEAKKEAPLFVEAQQMLLKWEAGDEEVVALWKEMNSWVYKGFEVTYKNMGVDFDTLYYESNTYLLGKDVVAQGLEKGVFYKKEDGSVWCDLTEDGLDEKIVLRSDGTAVYMTQDIGTAIQRVKDYADVGGMVYTVGNEQDYHFQVLFLILKKLGFDWAKQLHHLSYGMVDLPSGKMKSREGTVVDADDLMVEMTETAKTISEELGKLDGYSDQEKNDLYEVIGLGALKYFILKVDPKKRILFDPKSSVDFQGNTGPFIQYTYARIQSIIRKADFDYSQPVTIELHEKEKELLKQLELYPETVQQAAANYSPAIIANYTYDLVKEFNSFYQNVHILGEEDLDKKVFRVQLSKKVAETIKAAFLLLGIQVPERM